The following are from one region of the Heliangelus exortis chromosome 2, bHelExo1.hap1, whole genome shotgun sequence genome:
- the LDLRAD4 gene encoding low-density lipoprotein receptor class A domain-containing protein 4 isoform X5, producing the protein MVVVIICLLNHYKLSTRSFINRQSQSRRQEETLQTEGCLWPSESSVSRQGASEIMYAPRSRDRFTAPSFMQRDRFSRFQPTYPYMQHEIDLPPTISLSDGEEPPPYQGPCTLQLRDPEQQMELNRESVRAPPNRTIFDSDLIDISMYNGGPCPPSSNSGISATNYSSNGRMEGPPPTYSEVMGHYPGSSFFHHQHSNTPPSSQRGSRLHQFQQNNSESTIVPSKGQDRKGGNLV; encoded by the exons ATGGTGGTAGTGATCATCTGCTTGTTGAACCATTACAAACTCTCGACACGCTCCTTTATCAACCGGCAGAGCCAAAGCAGACGACAGGAAGAAACTTTGCAGACA GAAGGGTGCTTGTGGCCTTCAGAAAGCTCAGTTTCGCGCCAGGGTGCTTCAGAG ATCATGTATGCTCCGAGGTCCAGGGACAGGTTTACCGCCCCATCTTTTATGCAGCGGGACCGTTTCAGTCGCTTCCAGCCCACTTACCCTTACATGCAGCATGAGATTGACCTTCCTCCAACCATCTCCCTCTCCGACGGGGAAGAGCCACCACCCTACCAAGGCCCCTGCACCCTACAGCTCCGGGACCCAGAACAGCAGATGGAACTCAACCGGGAGTCTGTCAGGGCACCACCCAACCGAACCATTTTTGATAGCGACTTGATAGACATCTCGATGTACAATGGGGGCCCCTGCCCACCAAGCAGCAATTCGGGCATAAGTGCAACCAACTACAGCAGTaatggaaggatggaaggacCACCCCCGACGTACAGCGAGGTCATGGGGCATTACCCAGGCTCCTCTTTTTTCCATCACCAGCACAGCAACACGCCTCCTTCCTCGCAGAGGGGGAGCAGACTTCATCAGTTTCAGCAGAACAATTCAGAGAGCACAATAGTCCCCAGCAAAGGCCAAGACCGGAAAGGGGGGAACCTGGTCTGA
- the LDLRAD4 gene encoding low-density lipoprotein receptor class A domain-containing protein 4 isoform X3, with translation MSSEQQQQLNRTALKDARLKDLLWERAELEFVQIIIIIVVITVMVVVIICLLNHYKLSTRSFINRQSQSRRQEETLQTEGCLWPSESSVSRQGASEIMYAPRSRDRFTAPSFMQRDRFSRFQPTYPYMQHEIDLPPTISLSDGEEPPPYQGPCTLQLRDPEQQMELNRESVRAPPNRTIFDSDLIDISMYNGGPCPPSSNSGISATNYSSNGRMEGPPPTYSEVMGHYPGSSFFHHQHSNTPPSSQRGSRLHQFQQNNSESTIVPSKGQDRKGGNLV, from the exons ATGtccagtgagcagcagcagcagcttaaCAGGACAGCGCTGAAGGATGCACGGTTAAAAGACCTGTTGTGGGAAAGAG ctGAACTGGAGTTTGTTCAAATCATCATCATAATTGTGGTTATAACTGTTATGGTGGTAGTGATCATCTGCTTGTTGAACCATTACAAACTCTCGACACGCTCCTTTATCAACCGGCAGAGCCAAAGCAGACGACAGGAAGAAACTTTGCAGACA GAAGGGTGCTTGTGGCCTTCAGAAAGCTCAGTTTCGCGCCAGGGTGCTTCAGAG ATCATGTATGCTCCGAGGTCCAGGGACAGGTTTACCGCCCCATCTTTTATGCAGCGGGACCGTTTCAGTCGCTTCCAGCCCACTTACCCTTACATGCAGCATGAGATTGACCTTCCTCCAACCATCTCCCTCTCCGACGGGGAAGAGCCACCACCCTACCAAGGCCCCTGCACCCTACAGCTCCGGGACCCAGAACAGCAGATGGAACTCAACCGGGAGTCTGTCAGGGCACCACCCAACCGAACCATTTTTGATAGCGACTTGATAGACATCTCGATGTACAATGGGGGCCCCTGCCCACCAAGCAGCAATTCGGGCATAAGTGCAACCAACTACAGCAGTaatggaaggatggaaggacCACCCCCGACGTACAGCGAGGTCATGGGGCATTACCCAGGCTCCTCTTTTTTCCATCACCAGCACAGCAACACGCCTCCTTCCTCGCAGAGGGGGAGCAGACTTCATCAGTTTCAGCAGAACAATTCAGAGAGCACAATAGTCCCCAGCAAAGGCCAAGACCGGAAAGGGGGGAACCTGGTCTGA
- the LDLRAD4 gene encoding low-density lipoprotein receptor class A domain-containing protein 4 isoform X4 — MSSEQQQQLNRTALKDARLKDLLWERAELEFVQIIIIIVVITVMVVVIICLLNHYKLSTRSFINRQSQSRRQEETLQTIMYAPRSRDRFTAPSFMQRDRFSRFQPTYPYMQHEIDLPPTISLSDGEEPPPYQGPCTLQLRDPEQQMELNRESVRAPPNRTIFDSDLIDISMYNGGPCPPSSNSGISATNYSSNGRMEGPPPTYSEVMGHYPGSSFFHHQHSNTPPSSQRGSRLHQFQQNNSESTIVPSKGQDRKGGNLV, encoded by the exons ATGtccagtgagcagcagcagcagcttaaCAGGACAGCGCTGAAGGATGCACGGTTAAAAGACCTGTTGTGGGAAAGAG ctGAACTGGAGTTTGTTCAAATCATCATCATAATTGTGGTTATAACTGTTATGGTGGTAGTGATCATCTGCTTGTTGAACCATTACAAACTCTCGACACGCTCCTTTATCAACCGGCAGAGCCAAAGCAGACGACAGGAAGAAACTTTGCAGACA ATCATGTATGCTCCGAGGTCCAGGGACAGGTTTACCGCCCCATCTTTTATGCAGCGGGACCGTTTCAGTCGCTTCCAGCCCACTTACCCTTACATGCAGCATGAGATTGACCTTCCTCCAACCATCTCCCTCTCCGACGGGGAAGAGCCACCACCCTACCAAGGCCCCTGCACCCTACAGCTCCGGGACCCAGAACAGCAGATGGAACTCAACCGGGAGTCTGTCAGGGCACCACCCAACCGAACCATTTTTGATAGCGACTTGATAGACATCTCGATGTACAATGGGGGCCCCTGCCCACCAAGCAGCAATTCGGGCATAAGTGCAACCAACTACAGCAGTaatggaaggatggaaggacCACCCCCGACGTACAGCGAGGTCATGGGGCATTACCCAGGCTCCTCTTTTTTCCATCACCAGCACAGCAACACGCCTCCTTCCTCGCAGAGGGGGAGCAGACTTCATCAGTTTCAGCAGAACAATTCAGAGAGCACAATAGTCCCCAGCAAAGGCCAAGACCGGAAAGGGGGGAACCTGGTCTGA